Proteins from one Neodiprion fabricii isolate iyNeoFabr1 chromosome 5, iyNeoFabr1.1, whole genome shotgun sequence genomic window:
- the LOC124182411 gene encoding uncharacterized protein LOC124182411 isoform X1 encodes MDTGDGNPDPTCFGSGSIAGAVIGTFLTTILLLAVAALFYRQWRRHKGKHLVLVTDPEIVEDAYAFDNPCFKDAATPAAITRTIERPMSAASAVSVETPVKDATRWSTSWSSLGLGSAVRNDKRRTLDDSCLGPKAMRVSLVSLRSRDFTGLGFNVCGNMREGIFVKDLLNRGPASESGRIHPGDRIASVKISFRNMVYEDALTILSYASPYDVELEVENGGPGSKPTTLLKKSVSQSPMRICHPLYRSQSIPELTPSNKSTAKRLFTADLSDTLGSSYSTMNSTMKSSKSATGNQSLERRSVPAEDGKSNHHKFGIKVLPALDGMVHRIENQNEHNTNLERRNSKKMDAEEILSNSRNVVIAGEVTPEVKKTVENLQQRENNFDVNSRMKTAVATSLGPELNGIDVPDKGEDQGRIPSEIPEEVHNAAVAARRNRRNSAELLSQSKTLNESFDADDTADSKSSLQKNKRKAPAPPKEKTLAPEPAQSVSRKETVQSSPLNHNSDGSGDKFDSITDYTESLNDYVTKVRETMDGAEARRERLANQTCRRNSESDTDSELQNSFTTIELNPADITIHHTPVPEVDDDIYRKAASLGDLSKYESKATSTLERAQSLDMTDTGSKKRKAPLPPEDINESTEDLTKLDDMDTFQRRKLKKSNEWGTLEDAIWGKVESEVLDEEAPRTRKKSKGTLERSKSAVEMKPKQDSSSTGLKHFDVSNVTGETSIELYNLPLSKKLTYDFIHGERMFNPDQDNSLARIVNNGDVVKSPTFEEVELDFRQAKPLIDDEKEARLDLDEALEYFDLKRSAGEAKIPVENIVEKREAVKSSEAKPIYYYNNVEVVEEPMTKTIVDTSCPGCRRALNGHQNESCNKHSDRPDSKIPDIIQTTNDRDKTNSSFANEQQNYRTESNDVSENRRADITSPVFQINRQKFDPFDVAKPAAPASSFHIQSTKVEPLNTEEKRESVSTFQTNRTKFEQAQDSLAKKTKSAVDAGFETHFAKRVMNLANDKDASDALSFEPGSNVTVNSKSVPLTSEDRHNISNVSVSSGDIRESSPINPRELNRQESDTTPPLPSTPMPLPIPHKLTYITEIKVSTSQENLNDIDGNHDEIVGMMEGGTDSISKQPPQLGVTVTSNGKPVAGKKPPIPPRRSDVAKLAKEELEKQVVYVSEYKSSPSKDPAIQVAEGAGSEMSRTSGGIGKKFEQWVFLGENKDNVWENSGGQPQPVTNIVLTSNEDKMIHQ; translated from the exons GTAAACACCTAGTGCTGGTGACGGATCCGGAGATCGTCGAAGACGCTTACGCGTTCGATAATCCCTGTTTCAAAGATGCGGCAACTCCAGCTGCAATCACAAGGACCATCGAGCGTCCGATGTCAGCAGCGTCAGCAGTATCCGTGGAGACCCCCGTGAAGGACGCAACCCGATGGTCAACGTCCTGGTCTTCCCTAGGTCTGGGTTCTGCAGTTAGGAACGACAAACGACGCACCTTGGACGATTCGTGCCTCGGG CCAAAAGCAATGCGTGTAAGCCTTGTGAGTCTTAGGAGCCGGGACTTTACGGGACTCGGGTTCAATGTGTGCGGGAACATGCGAGAGGGCATCTTCGTCAAAGATCTTCTGAACCGCGGTCCGGCCTCGGAATCTGGTCGAATTCATCCTG GCGACCGAATCGCCAGTGTTAAGATCAGCTTCAGAAACATGGTCTATGAGGATGCCCTGACTATCCTGAGCTACGCATCACCGTACGACGTTGAATTGGAGGTGGAAAATGGAGGTCCAGGTTCAAAGCCTACTACGCTCCTGAAAAAGAGCGTAAGCCAAAGCCCTATGAGGATTTGTCATCCTCTCTACAGAAGCCAGTCGATTCCAGAATTGACTCCATCTAACAAAAGCACAGCCAAGAGGCTGTTCACCGCAGATCTTAGCGACACGTTAGGCTCGAGTTACTCTACCATGAATTCAACTATGAAGTCTTCCAAGTCAGCGACGGGCAATCAGTCTCTGGAGAGGCGTTCGGTGCCTGCAGAGGATGGCAAAAGCAACCATCACAAGTTCGGAATAAAAGTGCTACCGGCGTTGGACGGCATGGTACACAGGATAGAGAACCAGAACGAGCACAACACGAACTTAGAACGTCGTAACTCGAAGAAAATGGACGCCGAGGAGATATTGTCCAATTCGAGGAACGTCGTGATCGCCGGTGAGGTGACACCTGAGGTGAAAAAGACGGTTGAGAATCTACAACAGAGAGAAAACAATTTCGACGTTAATTCGAGGATGAAGACGGCTGTGGCTACAAGTCTAGGTCCTGAACTGAACGGGATCGATGTGCCTGACAAGGGGGAAGATCAGGGTAGAATTCCCTCGGAGATACCGGAAGAAGTTCACAACGCTGCGGTTGCGGCACGCAGGAATAGGAGAAACAGCGCAGAGCTTTTGAGCCAAtcgaaaactttgaacgaGTCGTTCGACGCAGATGATACGGCGGACTCGAAGAGCTCCCTGCAGAAGAACAAAAGGAAAGCTCCTGCACCGCCGAAGGAAAAGACTCTGGCACCGGAGCCAGCCCAATCAGTGAGCAGGAAGGAAACCGTTCAGAGTTCTCCGTTGAACCATAACAGCGACGGCAGTGGAGACAAGTTCGACAGCATAACCGATTACACAGAATCTTTGAACGACTATGTGACCAAGGTCCGCGAAACTATGGACGGGGCCGAAGCACGTCGTGAAAGACTAGCGAACCAGACCTGCCGCCGGAACTCGGAGTCAGACACAGACAGCGAACTCCAGAACAGCTTTACAACCATCGAATTGAATCCGGCAGACATAACGATTCATCATACTCCGGTGCCAGAAGTCGATGACGACATTTATAGGAAAGCGGCTAGCCTTGGCGACCTTTCGAAATACGAGAGCAAAGCAACTTCGACCCTGGAAAGAGCGCAGAGTCTCGACATGACGGATACTGGatcgaaaaaacgaaaggcTCCGCTGCCTCCGGAAGATATAAACGAGTCCACTGAGGATCTGACGAAACTCGACGATATGGACACCTTCCAAAGGCGGAAGTTAAAGAAGTCGAACGAATGGGGAACCTTGGAGGATGCGATATGGGGAAAAGTGGAGTCTGAGGTTCTTGACGAAGAGGCACCAAGGACGAGAAAGAAGAGCAAGGGAACGCTGGAGAGATCTAAGTCAGCTGTTGAGATGAAGCCGAAGCAAGACAGTTCGTCGACAGGCTTAAAGCACTTTGACGTTTCAAATGTAACCGGCGAGACGAGTATCGAACTGTACAATTTACCGCTTAGCAAAAAACTGACCTACGATTTTATACACGGCGAAAGGATGTTCAATCCTGATCAGGATAACTCGTTAGCCCGGATAGTGAACAACGGGGACGTGGTGAAGAGCCCAACCTTCGAGGAGGTCGAACTAGATTTCAGACAAGCCAAACCTCTCATCGATGACGAGAAAGAAGCCAGACTCGATCTCGATGAAGCGCTGGAGTATTTTGACCTGAAGAGAAGTGCCGGGGAGGCAAAAATTCcggttgaaaatattgtggaaaaaagAGAAGCTGTGAAATCGAGCGAGGCTAAGCCAATTTACTATTATAACAACGTCGAAGTTGTTGAAGAGCCGATGACAAAGACGATCGTCGATACTAGCTGTCCTGGCTGCAGACGCGCCCTGAACGGCCACCAGAATGAAAGTTGCAACAAACACAGTGACAGGCCAGATAGCAAAATTCCGGATATAATTCAAACAACAAATGACAGAGACAAAACGAACTCGTCGTTCGCTAACGAGCAACAAAACTATCGAACGGAATCGAACGACGTCAGCGAGAACAGAAGAGCGGACATTACATCACCAGTATTTCAGATCAATCGGCAAAAGTTTGATCCTTTTGATGTGGCAAAGCCAGCCGCTCCAGCCTCGTCATTTCACATACAAAGTACGAAAGTTGAGCCGTTAAACACGGAGGAAAAGAGGGAATCCGTATCAACATTTCAAACAAACCGAACAAAGTTTGAACAGGCCCAAGATTCCTTGGCCAAGAAGACCAAGAGTGCAGTCGACGCGGGCTTCGAAACTCACTTTGCAAAACGGGTCATGAATTTGGCAAACGACAAAGATGCCAGCGACGCATTGTCGTTTGAACCTGGCTCTAACGTGACGGTGAACAGCAAAAGCGTTCCGCTGACGAGCGAAGACCGACACAATATCAGCAACGTCAGTGTATCAAGCGGCGATATCCGTGAGAGCAGCCCAATAAATCCTAGAGAACTCAACCGGCAGGAGTCCGATACAACGCCACCGCTGCCCAGCACCCCGATGCCGTTACCCATACCTCACAAACTGACGTACATAACGGAGATAAAGGTGTCAACCAGTCAAGAAAACCTGAACGACATCGACGGCAATCACGATGAGATAGTTGGGATGATGGAGGGTGGTACGGATTCGATCAGCAAGCAACCACCTCAGCTTGGGGTGACTGTGACCTCCAATGGAAAGCCGGTGGCTGGCAAAAAACCGCCCATACCTCCGCGGAGGTCGGATGTTGCAAAGCTGGCAAAAGAGGAGCTGGAAAAGCAGGTTGTTTATGTTTCAGAGTACAAATCAAGCCCGAGCAAAGACCCTGCAATCCAAGTTGCCGAGGGTGCTGGGTCCGAGATGAGTCGGACGTCTGGAGGCATCGGTAAGAAGTTTGAACAATGGGTATTCTTGGGAGAGAACAAGGATAATGTGTGGGAGAATAGCGGTGGACAACCCCAGCCCGTAACGAACATAGTCCTAACATCAAACGAGGATAAAATGATACACCAGTAA
- the LOC124182411 gene encoding uncharacterized protein LOC124182411 isoform X2: protein MSAASAVSVETPVKDATRWSTSWSSLGLGSAVRNDKRRTLDDSCLGPKAMRVSLVSLRSRDFTGLGFNVCGNMREGIFVKDLLNRGPASESGRIHPGDRIASVKISFRNMVYEDALTILSYASPYDVELEVENGGPGSKPTTLLKKSVSQSPMRICHPLYRSQSIPELTPSNKSTAKRLFTADLSDTLGSSYSTMNSTMKSSKSATGNQSLERRSVPAEDGKSNHHKFGIKVLPALDGMVHRIENQNEHNTNLERRNSKKMDAEEILSNSRNVVIAGEVTPEVKKTVENLQQRENNFDVNSRMKTAVATSLGPELNGIDVPDKGEDQGRIPSEIPEEVHNAAVAARRNRRNSAELLSQSKTLNESFDADDTADSKSSLQKNKRKAPAPPKEKTLAPEPAQSVSRKETVQSSPLNHNSDGSGDKFDSITDYTESLNDYVTKVRETMDGAEARRERLANQTCRRNSESDTDSELQNSFTTIELNPADITIHHTPVPEVDDDIYRKAASLGDLSKYESKATSTLERAQSLDMTDTGSKKRKAPLPPEDINESTEDLTKLDDMDTFQRRKLKKSNEWGTLEDAIWGKVESEVLDEEAPRTRKKSKGTLERSKSAVEMKPKQDSSSTGLKHFDVSNVTGETSIELYNLPLSKKLTYDFIHGERMFNPDQDNSLARIVNNGDVVKSPTFEEVELDFRQAKPLIDDEKEARLDLDEALEYFDLKRSAGEAKIPVENIVEKREAVKSSEAKPIYYYNNVEVVEEPMTKTIVDTSCPGCRRALNGHQNESCNKHSDRPDSKIPDIIQTTNDRDKTNSSFANEQQNYRTESNDVSENRRADITSPVFQINRQKFDPFDVAKPAAPASSFHIQSTKVEPLNTEEKRESVSTFQTNRTKFEQAQDSLAKKTKSAVDAGFETHFAKRVMNLANDKDASDALSFEPGSNVTVNSKSVPLTSEDRHNISNVSVSSGDIRESSPINPRELNRQESDTTPPLPSTPMPLPIPHKLTYITEIKVSTSQENLNDIDGNHDEIVGMMEGGTDSISKQPPQLGVTVTSNGKPVAGKKPPIPPRRSDVAKLAKEELEKQVVYVSEYKSSPSKDPAIQVAEGAGSEMSRTSGGIGKKFEQWVFLGENKDNVWENSGGQPQPVTNIVLTSNEDKMIHQ from the exons ATGTCAGCAGCGTCAGCAGTATCCGTGGAGACCCCCGTGAAGGACGCAACCCGATGGTCAACGTCCTGGTCTTCCCTAGGTCTGGGTTCTGCAGTTAGGAACGACAAACGACGCACCTTGGACGATTCGTGCCTCGGG CCAAAAGCAATGCGTGTAAGCCTTGTGAGTCTTAGGAGCCGGGACTTTACGGGACTCGGGTTCAATGTGTGCGGGAACATGCGAGAGGGCATCTTCGTCAAAGATCTTCTGAACCGCGGTCCGGCCTCGGAATCTGGTCGAATTCATCCTG GCGACCGAATCGCCAGTGTTAAGATCAGCTTCAGAAACATGGTCTATGAGGATGCCCTGACTATCCTGAGCTACGCATCACCGTACGACGTTGAATTGGAGGTGGAAAATGGAGGTCCAGGTTCAAAGCCTACTACGCTCCTGAAAAAGAGCGTAAGCCAAAGCCCTATGAGGATTTGTCATCCTCTCTACAGAAGCCAGTCGATTCCAGAATTGACTCCATCTAACAAAAGCACAGCCAAGAGGCTGTTCACCGCAGATCTTAGCGACACGTTAGGCTCGAGTTACTCTACCATGAATTCAACTATGAAGTCTTCCAAGTCAGCGACGGGCAATCAGTCTCTGGAGAGGCGTTCGGTGCCTGCAGAGGATGGCAAAAGCAACCATCACAAGTTCGGAATAAAAGTGCTACCGGCGTTGGACGGCATGGTACACAGGATAGAGAACCAGAACGAGCACAACACGAACTTAGAACGTCGTAACTCGAAGAAAATGGACGCCGAGGAGATATTGTCCAATTCGAGGAACGTCGTGATCGCCGGTGAGGTGACACCTGAGGTGAAAAAGACGGTTGAGAATCTACAACAGAGAGAAAACAATTTCGACGTTAATTCGAGGATGAAGACGGCTGTGGCTACAAGTCTAGGTCCTGAACTGAACGGGATCGATGTGCCTGACAAGGGGGAAGATCAGGGTAGAATTCCCTCGGAGATACCGGAAGAAGTTCACAACGCTGCGGTTGCGGCACGCAGGAATAGGAGAAACAGCGCAGAGCTTTTGAGCCAAtcgaaaactttgaacgaGTCGTTCGACGCAGATGATACGGCGGACTCGAAGAGCTCCCTGCAGAAGAACAAAAGGAAAGCTCCTGCACCGCCGAAGGAAAAGACTCTGGCACCGGAGCCAGCCCAATCAGTGAGCAGGAAGGAAACCGTTCAGAGTTCTCCGTTGAACCATAACAGCGACGGCAGTGGAGACAAGTTCGACAGCATAACCGATTACACAGAATCTTTGAACGACTATGTGACCAAGGTCCGCGAAACTATGGACGGGGCCGAAGCACGTCGTGAAAGACTAGCGAACCAGACCTGCCGCCGGAACTCGGAGTCAGACACAGACAGCGAACTCCAGAACAGCTTTACAACCATCGAATTGAATCCGGCAGACATAACGATTCATCATACTCCGGTGCCAGAAGTCGATGACGACATTTATAGGAAAGCGGCTAGCCTTGGCGACCTTTCGAAATACGAGAGCAAAGCAACTTCGACCCTGGAAAGAGCGCAGAGTCTCGACATGACGGATACTGGatcgaaaaaacgaaaggcTCCGCTGCCTCCGGAAGATATAAACGAGTCCACTGAGGATCTGACGAAACTCGACGATATGGACACCTTCCAAAGGCGGAAGTTAAAGAAGTCGAACGAATGGGGAACCTTGGAGGATGCGATATGGGGAAAAGTGGAGTCTGAGGTTCTTGACGAAGAGGCACCAAGGACGAGAAAGAAGAGCAAGGGAACGCTGGAGAGATCTAAGTCAGCTGTTGAGATGAAGCCGAAGCAAGACAGTTCGTCGACAGGCTTAAAGCACTTTGACGTTTCAAATGTAACCGGCGAGACGAGTATCGAACTGTACAATTTACCGCTTAGCAAAAAACTGACCTACGATTTTATACACGGCGAAAGGATGTTCAATCCTGATCAGGATAACTCGTTAGCCCGGATAGTGAACAACGGGGACGTGGTGAAGAGCCCAACCTTCGAGGAGGTCGAACTAGATTTCAGACAAGCCAAACCTCTCATCGATGACGAGAAAGAAGCCAGACTCGATCTCGATGAAGCGCTGGAGTATTTTGACCTGAAGAGAAGTGCCGGGGAGGCAAAAATTCcggttgaaaatattgtggaaaaaagAGAAGCTGTGAAATCGAGCGAGGCTAAGCCAATTTACTATTATAACAACGTCGAAGTTGTTGAAGAGCCGATGACAAAGACGATCGTCGATACTAGCTGTCCTGGCTGCAGACGCGCCCTGAACGGCCACCAGAATGAAAGTTGCAACAAACACAGTGACAGGCCAGATAGCAAAATTCCGGATATAATTCAAACAACAAATGACAGAGACAAAACGAACTCGTCGTTCGCTAACGAGCAACAAAACTATCGAACGGAATCGAACGACGTCAGCGAGAACAGAAGAGCGGACATTACATCACCAGTATTTCAGATCAATCGGCAAAAGTTTGATCCTTTTGATGTGGCAAAGCCAGCCGCTCCAGCCTCGTCATTTCACATACAAAGTACGAAAGTTGAGCCGTTAAACACGGAGGAAAAGAGGGAATCCGTATCAACATTTCAAACAAACCGAACAAAGTTTGAACAGGCCCAAGATTCCTTGGCCAAGAAGACCAAGAGTGCAGTCGACGCGGGCTTCGAAACTCACTTTGCAAAACGGGTCATGAATTTGGCAAACGACAAAGATGCCAGCGACGCATTGTCGTTTGAACCTGGCTCTAACGTGACGGTGAACAGCAAAAGCGTTCCGCTGACGAGCGAAGACCGACACAATATCAGCAACGTCAGTGTATCAAGCGGCGATATCCGTGAGAGCAGCCCAATAAATCCTAGAGAACTCAACCGGCAGGAGTCCGATACAACGCCACCGCTGCCCAGCACCCCGATGCCGTTACCCATACCTCACAAACTGACGTACATAACGGAGATAAAGGTGTCAACCAGTCAAGAAAACCTGAACGACATCGACGGCAATCACGATGAGATAGTTGGGATGATGGAGGGTGGTACGGATTCGATCAGCAAGCAACCACCTCAGCTTGGGGTGACTGTGACCTCCAATGGAAAGCCGGTGGCTGGCAAAAAACCGCCCATACCTCCGCGGAGGTCGGATGTTGCAAAGCTGGCAAAAGAGGAGCTGGAAAAGCAGGTTGTTTATGTTTCAGAGTACAAATCAAGCCCGAGCAAAGACCCTGCAATCCAAGTTGCCGAGGGTGCTGGGTCCGAGATGAGTCGGACGTCTGGAGGCATCGGTAAGAAGTTTGAACAATGGGTATTCTTGGGAGAGAACAAGGATAATGTGTGGGAGAATAGCGGTGGACAACCCCAGCCCGTAACGAACATAGTCCTAACATCAAACGAGGATAAAATGATACACCAGTAA
- the LOC124182444 gene encoding cysteine-rich PDZ-binding protein, producing the protein MVCEKCEKKLGRVITPDPWKSGARNTVESGGRKVGENKALSTSKARFNPYTAKFETCKICRQKVHQVGSHYCQSCAYKKAICAMCGKKLMSTKNYKQSAT; encoded by the coding sequence ATGGTGTGCGAGAAGTGCGAGAAAAAATTGGGTCGCGTAATAACACCAGACCCGTGGAAATCTGGGGCCAGAAACACGGTGGAAAGTGGAGGAAGGAAAGTTGGGGAAAACAAAGCTCTGTCGACTAGCAAGGCGCGATTTAATCCGTACACAGCTAAGTTCGAAACCTGCAAAATATGCAGACAAAAGGTTCACCAGGTCGGATCTCATTATTGCCAATCCTGCGCATACAAAAAGGCCATATGCGCTATGTGCGGTAAAAAGCTGATGAGCACTAAAAACTACAAACAGTCCGCCACGTAG